From the genome of Labrus bergylta chromosome 4, fLabBer1.1, whole genome shotgun sequence, one region includes:
- the LOC109976247 gene encoding uncharacterized protein — protein MTQKGAQLDQETLCCSICLDLLKDPVTVPCGHSYCINCIKSHWDKEDEKTIYSCPQCRQDFTPRPVLRKNTMLAVLVEELKKTGLQAAPADDCYAGPEDMACDVCTGRKLKACKSCLQCLISFCEKHLQPHYDSPASAKHKLVEPSKKLQENVCSRHNEEMKVFCRTDQQSICQLCLIDEHKGHDTVSAAAERSERQRELKVSRQNIQQRIQDSKKVKKLLQQEVEAINRSANKTVGNSEKIFTELIRLMEKRSSDVKQQVRSQQQTEVSRVRELQEKLEQEIKRKDAELEKLSHTEDHNQFLHDYPSLSPLSESTHSSSIKIRPLRYFEDVTAAVSEVRDKLQDVLREKWTNISQTVSEVDVLLSEPEPEPKTRAEFLKYSCDITLDPNTARTQLLLSDGNRKVTVMTEQQSYSSHPDRFSGFFQVLSKESLTGRCYWEVELRGRRVHVAVSYKNISRAGDSYEFVFGRNDKSWALDCYNNSYNFWYNNVSTPVSGPQSSRVGVYLDHRAGILSFYSISETMTLLHRIQTTFTQPLHAGLRFHNVKDSAELCKLKYLISKEVKFRQSSLQRGEMAQKGVQLDREAFSCSICLDLLKDPVAIPCGHSYCMNCIKSHWDKEDENTIYSCPRCRQTFTPRPVLRKNTTLADLVEELKKTRLQAAPADHCYAGLDDVACDVCTGRKLKACKSCLQCLASYCEKHLQSHFEAAPLKKHKLVEPSKKLQENVCSRHDEEMKVFCRTDQQSICYLCSVDEHKGHDTVSAAAERSERQRELKVSRQNIQQRIQDSKKVKKLLQQEVEAINRSANKTVGNSEKIFTELIRLMEKRRSDVKQQVRSQQQTEVSRVRELQEKLEQEITELKRKDAELEKLSHTEDHNQFLHDYPSLSPLSESTPSSSIKIRPLRFFEDVTAAVSEVRDKLQDVLREKWTNISQIVTEGDVLLSEPEPKTRAEFLQYAQDITLDPNTVNTQLLLSEGNRKATLMTREEQPYPSHPDRFIRWRQALSKESLTGRCYWEVEWRMKRVNLAVSYRDIGREGSMNECAFGFNKESWLLECNCSNSYKFIHNGDKTLISGPLASRVGVYLDHRAGILSFYSISKTMTLLHRVQTTFSQPLHAGLWFSGYNGASAEFCQLT, from the exons ATGACGCAAAAAGGAGCTCAGCTGGACCAGGAAACCCTTTGTTGTTcaatctgtctggatctcctgaaggatccagtgactgttccctgtggacatagttactgcataaactgtattaaaagccactgggataaagaggatgagaagacaatctacagctgccctcagtgcagacaggacttcacaccgaggcctgtccTGAGGAAGAACACCATGTTAgcagttttagtggaggagctaaagaagactggactccaagctgctcctgctgatgactgctatgctggacctgaagacatggcctgtgatgtctgcactgggaggaaactgaaagcctgtaagtcctgcctgcagtgtttgatctcattttgtgagaaacatcttcagcctcattatgaTTCACCTGCTTCTGCAAAACACAAGCtagtggagccctccaagaagctccaggagaacgtctgctctcgtcataatGAGGagatgaaagtattttgtcggactgatcagcagtctatctgtcaACTCTGTTTGATagacgaacacaaaggtcacgacacagtctcagctgcagcagaaaggagcgagaggcagagagagctcaaggtgagtcgacaaaacatccagcagagaatccaggacagtaAGAAAGTCAAGAAGCTGcttcaacaggaggtggaggctataaACCGGTCTGCtaataaaacagtggggaacagtgagaagatcttcactgagctgatccgtctcatggagaaaagaagctctgatgtgaagcagcaggtcagatcccagcagcaaactgaagtgagtcgagtcagagagcttcaggagaagctggagcaggagatcaagaggaaagacgctgaactggagaagctctcacacacagaagatcacaaccagtttctacacgactacccctcactgtcaccactcagtgaatctacacactcatccagcatcaagatccgtcctctgaggtactttgaggatgtgacagcggctgtgtcagaagtcagagataagctacaggacgtcctgagagagaaatggacaaacatctcacagacagtgagtgaagtggatgttttactgtcagaaccagaaccagagcccaagaccagagctgagttcttaaaatattcatgtgacatcacactggatccaaacacagcacgcacacagctgttattatctgatggaaacagaaaagtaacagtaatgacagaacaacagtcttattctagtcatcCAGACAGATTCAGTGGATTTtttcaggtcctgagtaaagagagtctgactggacgttgttactgggaagttgAGTTGAGAGGAAGAAGAGTTCATGTAGCAGTctcatacaagaatatcagcagagcaggggaCTCATATGAATTTGtgtttggacgtaatgacaaatcttgggcgttagattgttacaacaacagttataacttttggtacaacaatgtcagcactcctgtctcaggtcctcagtcctccagagttggagtgtacctggatcacagagcaggtattctgtccttctacagcatctctgaaaccatgactctcctccacagaatccagaccacattcactcagcctctacatgctggactcaggTTTCATAACGTTaaagactctgctgagttgtgtaagctgaagta TTTAATTTCAAAGGAAGTGAAATTCAGACAGTCGTcgttacagagaggagaaatggcgcagaaaggagttcaactagaccgggaggccttctcttgttcgatctgtctggatctcctgaaggatccggttgctattccctgtggacatagttactgtatgaactgtattaaaagccactgggataaagaggatgagaatacaatctacagctgccctcgaTGTAGGCAGACcttcacaccgaggcctgtcctgaggaaaaacaccacgttggcagatttagtggaggagctgaagaagactcgactccaagctgctcctgctgatcactgctatgctggacttgatgatgtggcctgtgacgtctgcaccgggaggaaactgaaagcctgtaagtcctgtctgcagtgtctggcctcttactgtgagaaacacctccagtctcattttgaagcagctccattaaagaaacacaagctagtggagccctccaagaagctccaggagaacgtctgctctcgtcatgatgaggagatgaaagtattttgtcggactgatcagcagtctatctgttatctctgctctgtggacgaacacaaaggtcatgacacagtctcagctgcagcagaaaggagtgagaggcagagagagctcaaggtgagtcgacaaaacatccagcagagaatccaggacagtaAGAAAGTcaagaagctgctccaacaggaggtggaggctataaACCGGTCTGCtaataaaacagtggggaacagtgagaagatcttcactgagctgatccgtctcatggagaaaagacgctctgatgtgaagcagcaggtcagatcccagcagcaaactgaagtgagtcgagtcagagagcttcaggagaagctggagcaggagatcactgagctgaagaggaaagacgctgaactggagaagctctcacacacagaagatcacaaccagtttctacacgactacccctcactgtcaccactcagtgaatctacaccatcatccagcatcaagatccgtcctctgaggtttTTTGAGGACgtgacagcggctgtgtcagaagtcagagataaactacaggacgtcctgagagagaaatggacaaacatctcacagataGTGACTGAAggggatgttttactgtcagaaccagagcccaagaccagagctgagttcctGCAGTATGCACaggacatcacactggatccgaacactgtaaacacacagctgttactGTCGGAGGGGAACAGGAAAGCAACACTGATGACGAGAGAGGAGCAGCCTTATCCCAGCCACCCGGACAGATTCATCCGATGGCGTCAGgccctgagtaaagagagtctgactggacggTGTTACTGGGAAGTGGAATGGAGAATGAAACGAGTAAATCTAGCCGTGTCATACAGGGACATCGGCAGAGAAGGCTCCATGAACGAATGTGCATTTGGATTCAACAAAGAGTCGTGGTTGTTAGAGTGCAACTGCAGCAATAGTTATAAATTCATACATAACGGAGACAAAACTCTAATCTCAGGCCCTCTtgcctccagagtaggagtgtacctggatcacagagcaggtattctgtccttctacagcatctctaaaACCATGACCCTCCttcacagagtccagaccacattcagtCAGCCTCTACATGCCGGACTGTGGTTTAGTGGTTATAATGGAGCCTCTGCTGAGTTCTGTCAGCTGACCTAG